In Methanosarcina siciliae T4/M, one genomic interval encodes:
- the arsB gene encoding ACR3 family arsenite efflux transporter: MPEGEEERELDFFSKYLSVWVAVCIILGTAIGYLFPGFADALGGIEIANVSIPVAVVLLVMMYPIMLKINFEEILNVEANLKPLFLTLIVNWAIKPFTMAFMAWLFMRVIFEALIPADLQAQYIAGMILLGLAPCTAMVLVWTYLARANINYALIQVSVNDLIILVLFAPLGKFLLGITTDFPVPLMTIFISVLFYVAIPLGLALLTRQVVIRKKGITWFEDRLIRKIQWVTPAGLLITLVLIFIFQGDNIINYPLHILLIAIPLVLQTYLIFGIGYAGAKHLKIPYREAAPSTFIGASNFFELAVAVALILFGMESGAALATVVGVLVEVPVMLSLVKIMERNREKFRF, from the coding sequence ATGCCTGAAGGGGAGGAAGAAAGGGAACTTGATTTCTTCAGCAAATATCTCTCGGTCTGGGTTGCAGTCTGTATCATACTCGGAACTGCTATTGGTTACCTATTTCCAGGTTTTGCGGACGCCCTTGGAGGTATTGAGATTGCAAATGTCTCAATCCCCGTAGCAGTCGTGCTCCTTGTTATGATGTATCCCATCATGCTTAAGATTAATTTTGAAGAAATCCTGAACGTTGAGGCAAATTTAAAGCCCCTCTTTCTTACCCTTATCGTAAACTGGGCAATCAAGCCTTTTACAATGGCTTTTATGGCATGGCTTTTTATGCGCGTGATCTTTGAAGCCCTGATACCTGCTGACCTTCAGGCGCAGTATATCGCAGGGATGATCCTGCTCGGGCTTGCTCCCTGTACGGCTATGGTCCTGGTCTGGACTTACCTTGCAAGAGCCAATATAAACTATGCTTTGATTCAGGTTTCGGTAAACGACCTTATTATTCTGGTCCTGTTCGCTCCGCTGGGGAAGTTCCTTCTTGGGATCACGACCGACTTTCCTGTCCCTTTAATGACAATCTTCATCTCGGTCCTGTTTTATGTGGCAATTCCTCTCGGCCTTGCCTTACTGACGAGGCAGGTAGTGATAAGGAAAAAAGGCATTACCTGGTTTGAAGACCGGCTGATCCGAAAAATCCAGTGGGTTACCCCTGCAGGCCTTTTAATAACTCTGGTCCTTATTTTCATTTTCCAGGGAGACAATATCATAAATTACCCCCTGCATATTCTCCTGATCGCGATCCCTCTTGTACTGCAGACTTACCTGATCTTCGGGATCGGGTATGCAGGAGCAAAACACCTGAAGATTCCCTACAGGGAAGCCGCACCTTCAACCTTTATAGGTGCCAGTAATTTCTTTGAACTGGCGGTGGCAGTAGCTTTAATCCTGTTCGGAATGGAATCAGGGGCAGCTCTGGCAACCGTTGTGGGAGTCCTTGTGGAAGTGCCTGTCATGCTTTCCCTTGTGAAGATCATGGAAAGGAACAGGGAAAAATTCAGGTTCTGA
- a CDS encoding carboxymuconolactone decarboxylase family protein, translating into MPFMNEIMPDTAEAFGKLRDSIFEGGELDRKTKELIAIASSVLMRCQYCVDVHSQRAVANGASKKEIAEAIAIAMFIAGGSQLNWTNIYGENVYDLIFGEKKSDKSGNEKLDKEKGCCCGN; encoded by the coding sequence ATGCCATTCATGAACGAAATAATGCCTGATACTGCTGAAGCATTCGGAAAACTGAGAGATTCTATCTTTGAGGGCGGAGAACTTGACCGCAAGACCAAGGAACTCATAGCCATCGCTTCTTCGGTCCTTATGCGCTGCCAGTACTGTGTTGATGTTCACTCCCAGAGGGCTGTTGCTAACGGGGCAAGCAAAAAGGAGATTGCAGAAGCTATTGCTATTGCTATGTTTATAGCCGGAGGCTCTCAACTCAACTGGACAAACATTTACGGTGAAAACGTTTATGACCTCATCTTTGGAGAGAAAAAATCCGATAAGTCCGGAAATGAGAAATTGGATAAAGAGAAAGGATGCTGCTGCGGGAACTGA
- a CDS encoding DUF302 domain-containing protein → MYDITTRTNLKYDEAIAKVKKELAKEGFGVLTEIDVKETLKKKLDYDFTDYIILGACNPPFAKNALEGDMNIGLLLPCNVIVYADGDETVVSAIRPKEMFKLVENKELVGIADEIEEKLERVIANI, encoded by the coding sequence ATGTATGACATAACAACCAGAACAAATCTGAAGTACGATGAAGCGATTGCAAAAGTAAAAAAAGAACTTGCAAAAGAAGGCTTTGGTGTTCTCACCGAGATCGATGTAAAAGAAACATTGAAGAAAAAACTGGATTACGACTTCACCGATTATATAATTCTTGGTGCCTGTAACCCACCATTTGCAAAAAATGCCCTCGAAGGTGACATGAACATAGGTCTATTGCTACCCTGTAATGTCATCGTGTATGCAGACGGTGATGAAACCGTTGTCTCAGCAATCAGGCCGAAGGAAATGTTCAAGCTTGTGGAAAACAAGGAACTGGTCGGAATCGCAGATGAAATTGAAGAAAAGCTTGAGAGGGTCATAGCAAATATATGA
- a CDS encoding DUF6951 family protein produces MTEITVNSTICGFTHKIRGSMKGDKIIVDIETPCEKIKKFSHMEIPMMETLDIKNNYVIDRAQEAQCSSNCLVPCAVLNLCKLESGFMAKSLAKKAGSVSIEFNNT; encoded by the coding sequence TTGACAGAAATTACAGTAAACTCTACAATCTGCGGTTTTACACACAAAATTAGGGGGAGTATGAAAGGGGATAAGATTATTGTGGACATCGAAACCCCCTGTGAGAAAATAAAAAAGTTTTCGCATATGGAGATTCCCATGATGGAAACCCTGGATATCAAAAACAACTACGTGATCGATAGAGCGCAGGAAGCACAGTGTTCCTCAAACTGCCTGGTTCCCTGCGCCGTACTTAACCTCTGCAAGCTTGAAAGCGGGTTTATGGCAAAGTCCCTGGCAAAAAAAGCAGGAAGTGTCAGTATCGAATTCAATAATACCTGA
- a CDS encoding class I SAM-dependent methyltransferase — protein sequence MSKQKSVWEEFFTGKRSGGHRSSAEEFISREAREKLFHLDGGKTLLDFGCGAGELLVYYALEYEKLVGADFSESMLDEASKRIRARKCENITLILADDETVWEKLDSSFDRITAAGVIQYLTDEEVDNFISNASEYLNKEGKIVLFDLLNPRLYPLWRIGYLSRNFGCWKIFCKIGFETFSVVSASLNNRPRDILGYTHKPCIIESIANKHGFKMEYVQSMYYEYKYHAIMSRE from the coding sequence ATGTCGAAACAAAAATCTGTCTGGGAAGAATTCTTTACAGGTAAGAGAAGCGGTGGACACAGGTCTTCGGCTGAGGAGTTCATTTCCAGAGAAGCCAGGGAAAAACTCTTCCATCTGGATGGAGGGAAAACACTTCTTGACTTCGGTTGCGGGGCCGGGGAGCTTCTGGTTTATTATGCGCTCGAATATGAAAAGCTGGTGGGTGCCGATTTTTCTGAATCAATGCTTGATGAGGCAAGCAAAAGAATCAGGGCCAGAAAGTGTGAAAATATAACTTTAATCCTTGCTGATGATGAAACGGTTTGGGAAAAGCTTGATTCTTCTTTTGACCGAATTACTGCAGCCGGAGTGATCCAGTACCTCACAGATGAAGAAGTCGATAATTTTATTTCCAATGCATCAGAGTACCTTAATAAGGAAGGTAAAATAGTCCTTTTTGACTTACTTAACCCTCGCTTATATCCGCTATGGAGGATAGGATACTTATCACGAAATTTTGGGTGCTGGAAAATCTTTTGCAAAATAGGCTTTGAAACTTTCAGTGTTGTATCTGCGAGCTTAAATAATCGCCCGAGAGATATTCTTGGATATACTCATAAACCCTGTATAATAGAAAGCATTGCAAATAAACATGGGTTTAAGATGGAGTATGTTCAGTCCATGTATTATGAATACAAGTACCATGCAATAATGTCTCGTGAGTAA
- a CDS encoding cytochrome c biogenesis CcdA family protein gives MFSGFFPVAAFFAGVVSVLSPCILPVIPAVFAYSTEKGKFRPLAIVSGLSLSFTSMGIVTSIFGATLTAYLDFLYIFAEALLITMGISLLFDLNIFNFFGNFSSLANSRKDGLFGGLLLGLSLGIVWLPCVGSVLGSILTMVAVSGEITYGALMLFIYSIGFSIPMLLVAYSARFSSTRLQKVSKYGFPLKKVAGLIILGVGFFMVYQNHFGSF, from the coding sequence ATGTTTTCCGGCTTTTTTCCGGTTGCCGCTTTCTTTGCAGGAGTCGTCAGCGTACTCTCACCGTGCATTCTTCCCGTAATTCCGGCAGTTTTTGCTTACTCAACTGAGAAAGGAAAGTTCAGGCCCCTTGCGATCGTATCAGGGCTGTCTCTTTCTTTTACAAGCATGGGGATAGTTACTTCCATATTCGGAGCAACACTGACGGCTTATCTCGATTTTCTTTATATTTTTGCCGAAGCCCTTTTGATCACGATGGGGATTTCACTACTTTTCGACCTCAATATTTTCAATTTTTTTGGAAATTTTTCTTCACTTGCAAATTCCAGGAAAGATGGGCTTTTCGGAGGCCTTTTGCTTGGCCTCTCTCTCGGGATTGTCTGGCTTCCATGTGTGGGCTCCGTACTTGGTTCTATCCTCACAATGGTTGCGGTTTCAGGCGAAATTACTTACGGGGCGCTGATGCTCTTCATCTATTCCATCGGCTTTTCCATTCCAATGCTTCTTGTTGCTTACTCTGCACGTTTTTCTTCCACAAGGCTCCAGAAAGTTTCAAAATATGGTTTTCCGTTAAAAAAAGTTGCAGGCCTTATAATTCTGGGAGTCGGCTTTTTTATGGTTTACCAGAACCATTTTGGTAGCTTCTGA
- a CDS encoding thioredoxin family protein: protein MKRLHKIKDKERVSSSLPFFLKKPFFILVIFCFLLFSSGCTDVDDSGNEAELVEVTEDVNNSDSEAGMVEVTNLNQIDEALTKGPVVLKLGSKGCIPCQEQEEVLAELLPMYQDSASIMLIDVKEQPEFATTFGVRVIPDTCIITGIEDGKYMYMRPDGSKSSERANARFLGVADKETLSETLEEAIESRNIVG, encoded by the coding sequence ATGAAACGACTGCACAAAATAAAGGACAAAGAACGAGTTTCTTCTTCGCTTCCGTTCTTTTTGAAAAAACCGTTTTTTATTTTGGTGATTTTTTGTTTTCTTCTCTTCAGCTCAGGTTGCACGGATGTTGATGATTCCGGCAATGAGGCAGAGCTCGTTGAAGTTACAGAGGACGTGAATAATTCCGATAGTGAAGCAGGGATGGTCGAGGTTACGAATCTGAACCAGATTGACGAAGCCCTCACAAAAGGCCCTGTTGTGCTGAAACTTGGGTCTAAAGGCTGTATTCCATGTCAAGAGCAGGAAGAGGTGCTTGCAGAGCTTCTTCCGATGTATCAGGATTCTGCTTCAATTATGCTTATTGATGTAAAGGAACAACCTGAGTTTGCAACAACGTTCGGGGTAAGAGTTATTCCAGACACCTGTATTATTACAGGAATCGAGGATGGTAAATACATGTACATGCGGCCGGACGGGAGCAAAAGTTCGGAAAGAGCGAACGCAAGATTCCTGGGTGTTGCCGATAAAGAAACTCTTTCAGAGACTCTTGAGGAAGCTATTGAATCCCGAAATATAGTGGGGTGA
- a CDS encoding ArsR/SmtB family transcription factor, whose amino-acid sequence MSYCCPADPEKKKEWEEKMLQEVDFLDNDIKKASEVFSALGHPIRLKIAYFLSQRDHCVCELIFKLNERQNLVSHHLAIMKNCGIVEAYNSSKWRFYRLKPEFANILQLVKQIEACKASAGEKENKNM is encoded by the coding sequence ATGAGCTATTGTTGCCCTGCGGACCCCGAGAAAAAAAAGGAATGGGAAGAGAAAATGCTCCAGGAAGTAGATTTTCTGGACAATGACATTAAAAAAGCCAGTGAAGTATTCAGCGCTCTCGGGCATCCGATAAGACTGAAAATTGCTTATTTTCTATCTCAGCGAGATCACTGTGTTTGTGAACTGATATTTAAATTAAACGAGAGGCAGAACCTGGTCTCTCATCACCTAGCAATTATGAAAAACTGCGGGATCGTCGAAGCCTATAACAGTTCAAAATGGCGGTTCTACAGATTGAAACCTGAATTCGCAAATATTTTGCAGCTTGTAAAACAAATTGAAGCTTGTAAAGCAAGTGCAGGAGAAAAAGAGAATAAAAACATGTAA
- a CDS encoding carboxymuconolactone decarboxylase family protein: MSFLNEMLPETAEAFGQMRNSIFKDGFLDLKTKELIAIASSVLMRCQFCVYVHSQRAAAMGATKEEIAEVISVAMFVAAESQIGWTNIYGENIYDKIFEKDREDKDYCCCCGD, translated from the coding sequence GTGTCATTTTTAAACGAAATGTTGCCTGAAACTGCTGAAGCTTTCGGGCAGATGAGAAATTCCATTTTCAAAGACGGTTTCCTTGACCTCAAAACAAAAGAGTTGATCGCCATTGCTTCTTCGGTACTCATGCGCTGTCAGTTCTGTGTCTATGTACATTCCCAGAGGGCTGCTGCTATGGGAGCTACAAAAGAGGAGATTGCCGAAGTCATATCAGTTGCCATGTTTGTTGCTGCAGAGTCGCAAATTGGATGGACGAACATATATGGTGAAAATATATACGATAAGATTTTTGAAAAGGACAGGGAAGACAAGGATTACTGCTGTTGCTGTGGGGATTGA
- a CDS encoding GNAT family N-acetyltransferase, whose protein sequence is MELKYVVRGGETSDLHKIVVLYRTVASRSGGIAREADEVTEAYVRSFIEKSLESGIILAIEDPENPEILIAEVHTYKPGIKVFAHIFSDLTIVVRPDYQGKGIGKLLLGTLLQETISKHSEVMRVELLVRESNKRAIEFYKKLGFNIEGRLENRICDKTGKLEADIPMGWTFPACRQQV, encoded by the coding sequence ATGGAACTAAAATACGTTGTCAGGGGAGGTGAAACTTCGGATCTGCACAAAATTGTGGTCCTTTACAGGACTGTTGCATCCCGTTCCGGTGGAATCGCGAGAGAAGCCGATGAAGTTACAGAAGCATATGTAAGAAGTTTCATTGAAAAAAGTCTTGAATCGGGTATTATTCTGGCAATTGAGGACCCCGAAAATCCCGAAATTCTCATCGCAGAGGTCCATACCTATAAGCCCGGAATAAAGGTCTTTGCTCATATCTTCAGCGACCTGACAATTGTTGTGCGCCCTGATTATCAGGGAAAAGGGATAGGTAAACTTCTCTTAGGGACCCTTTTGCAGGAAACGATATCAAAGCACTCCGAGGTAATGAGGGTCGAACTTCTCGTAAGGGAAAGCAATAAAAGGGCTATTGAATTCTATAAGAAGCTCGGTTTTAATATTGAAGGCCGGCTTGAAAACAGGATTTGCGATAAAACAGGTAAATTGGAAGCTGATATCCCTATGGGATGGACCTTTCCTGCATGCCGGCAGCAGGTTTGA
- a CDS encoding DEAD/DEAH box helicase, translating into MEKLAKFKALGLSDSTLEALKKKGFEEPTPIQEKVIPLFLKGESDIIGQAQTGTGKTTAFGAPIIEKIPEKSGHVQAIILTPTRELAIQVSEELNSIKGNKKLYIVPIYGGQSMNQQLRILKSGVDIVVGTPGRIIDHLGRKSLNLGNIKYFVLDEADEMLNMGFIDDIKEILKATGPDKRMLFFSATMPKPILGIVKKYMQNYEHVTVEKEDLATKLTEQIYFEVKENDKFEALSRIIDIEDEFYGLVFCRTKTDTGQLAQKLSDRGYAADALHGDLSQQEREKILNKFRKQKINILVATDVAARGIDIMDLTHVINYSLPQDPESYVHRIGRTGRAGKQGTAITFVTSTEFRRLTYIKKTSKSEMKKGRIPEIKDVIKAKRARVKDELEETIKTEEYGDCLEMSERLLEEYPAEKILAALLKYTFKEKFDESMYTEISNTSSYVDRKGKTRLFIAMGKSDGMSPEKLSYFIQEELGDSELKVRDAEIFPHFSFVTLPFAQAEALLEIFKNKRRGRKPFVELAQKSKGRSQKGSNKGYSNDRPRNPSRPRNTKK; encoded by the coding sequence ATGGAAAAATTAGCAAAATTTAAGGCACTTGGGCTCTCGGACAGTACATTGGAAGCCCTCAAAAAGAAAGGTTTTGAAGAACCAACACCGATTCAGGAAAAAGTCATCCCTCTTTTTTTGAAAGGAGAATCTGACATTATAGGGCAGGCTCAGACAGGAACAGGAAAAACAACCGCTTTCGGAGCCCCCATTATAGAGAAGATCCCTGAAAAATCAGGGCATGTTCAGGCAATAATCCTGACCCCAACAAGAGAACTTGCAATTCAGGTTTCAGAAGAGCTCAATTCCATAAAAGGAAACAAAAAACTTTATATTGTACCTATTTACGGCGGACAGTCCATGAACCAGCAACTCCGCATACTGAAGAGCGGAGTGGATATCGTTGTAGGGACACCCGGAAGGATCATCGACCATCTGGGAAGAAAAAGCCTCAACCTCGGAAATATCAAATATTTCGTACTTGACGAAGCTGACGAAATGCTGAACATGGGCTTCATTGACGATATAAAGGAAATCTTAAAGGCAACAGGCCCTGATAAAAGAATGCTTTTCTTTTCAGCTACAATGCCAAAGCCAATCCTTGGGATCGTCAAGAAGTACATGCAGAACTACGAGCATGTTACAGTTGAGAAAGAGGACCTTGCAACAAAGTTGACCGAACAGATCTACTTCGAAGTTAAGGAAAACGACAAGTTTGAAGCTCTCAGCAGAATCATCGATATAGAAGACGAATTCTATGGGCTCGTTTTCTGCCGGACAAAGACTGACACCGGCCAGCTTGCCCAGAAACTCAGCGACAGAGGCTATGCAGCCGATGCCCTGCATGGAGACCTCTCCCAGCAAGAACGTGAAAAAATCCTGAATAAGTTCAGGAAGCAGAAGATAAATATTCTTGTCGCAACCGATGTTGCAGCAAGAGGCATTGATATCATGGATCTGACCCATGTCATTAACTATTCCCTGCCCCAGGACCCTGAGTCTTATGTGCACAGGATAGGAAGGACCGGAAGGGCGGGCAAACAGGGAACTGCTATCACCTTTGTTACATCCACAGAGTTCAGGCGGCTCACTTACATAAAAAAGACCTCAAAGTCCGAAATGAAGAAAGGCCGCATCCCCGAAATAAAAGATGTAATTAAAGCCAAAAGGGCGAGAGTAAAAGACGAACTCGAAGAGACCATAAAGACAGAAGAATACGGGGACTGCCTTGAAATGAGTGAAAGACTCCTTGAGGAATACCCTGCGGAGAAAATCCTAGCTGCCCTCTTAAAGTACACGTTCAAAGAAAAGTTCGACGAAAGCATGTATACGGAAATTTCCAACACCAGTTCTTATGTCGACAGGAAAGGCAAAACCAGACTCTTCATAGCCATGGGAAAATCCGATGGTATGAGCCCGGAAAAACTTTCATACTTTATTCAGGAAGAACTTGGTGACAGCGAACTTAAAGTAAGGGATGCAGAGATTTTCCCTCATTTCTCCTTTGTAACCCTGCCCTTTGCCCAGGCTGAAGCTCTGCTCGAAATCTTTAAAAACAAAAGAAGAGGCAGAAAACCCTTTGTGGAACTTGCTCAGAAATCAAAGGGAAGGAGTCAAAAAGGTTCTAACAAAGGATACAGCAATGACAGGCCAAGAAATCCCAGCAGACCAAGAAATACGAAAAAATGA
- a CDS encoding ABC transporter ATP-binding protein: MKNYLLGDMEVPVLSGINLKIEKGEFLAIMGPSGSGKSTLMNLIGCLDRPTEGRILIRGRDLRRMSDEELAQIRGLEIGFVFQTFNLVPRLTAIENVLLPTFANSRSTNPRKRAEELLQLMGLRDRIHHRPGELSGGQSQRVSIARALINNPSILLADEPTGNLDSKTGSEILQIFMDLNHEGRTVVIVTHDPEIAKYADRVVLVKDGEIRYN; encoded by the coding sequence ATGAAAAATTACTTGCTTGGAGACATGGAAGTTCCGGTACTCTCAGGTATTAACCTGAAAATCGAAAAGGGAGAATTCCTGGCGATTATGGGCCCATCAGGTTCGGGAAAAAGTACACTTATGAATCTGATAGGCTGCCTTGACCGGCCAACAGAAGGACGGATCCTTATAAGGGGAAGGGATCTGCGCAGAATGTCAGATGAAGAACTTGCCCAAATACGGGGGCTTGAGATAGGGTTCGTTTTTCAGACTTTCAACCTTGTTCCTCGCCTGACAGCTATCGAGAATGTTTTACTTCCTACTTTTGCAAATTCAAGGAGCACCAATCCACGAAAACGTGCAGAGGAACTACTGCAACTTATGGGGTTACGGGACCGCATTCACCACAGGCCGGGAGAGCTTTCCGGAGGCCAATCTCAGAGGGTCTCAATTGCAAGAGCACTCATCAATAATCCTTCCATTCTCCTTGCGGATGAACCGACCGGGAACCTGGATTCGAAAACGGGTTCTGAGATCCTTCAGATATTCATGGATTTGAACCATGAGGGAAGAACAGTAGTAATAGTCACACATGACCCTGAGATTGCAAAATATGCTGACAGGGTTGTCCTGGTAAAAGATGGGGAAATTAGATATAATTAA
- a CDS encoding COG1361 S-layer family protein: MKLIKAHIIAAFFSVLVIASVFAAPASAAVGSANLKVTIVETNPYPAKIGEYLTLTVQVENVGGDKADDVDIEIVPEYPFSLDSTANAVQNIGALNPGRTATKEFYLYVDKNAQKGTRSIDIRARTGKDKPWSEKTIDIRIGTETFESKGTVELAEFVTSPEVFMPGDRGTITVTLKNTATATTVTIDDKDYDTNARIQAATLKPLSDGITNLEAPYYEMGLVGPGDSIQLTFNVKVEEDASEGTHNLELAIEGNSYDYSCRKNIPLKVDSSNIKVIPSKPLQMVDGQATVEFDVANTHPNELNSVSIKPEAEGVKFYPAEYFIGPMDSDELFTIEFDATVDDSSDVDTSEPINMNVTATYNNGINRHENVAGNLKLEPGFMPTETNSTVAIAGGVIAVFIPAAFLVYKKKKQ; the protein is encoded by the coding sequence ATGAAATTGATTAAAGCGCATATTATTGCAGCTTTTTTTTCTGTACTTGTAATAGCCTCCGTTTTTGCAGCTCCGGCTTCCGCAGCTGTAGGGAGTGCAAACTTGAAAGTAACGATCGTTGAAACAAATCCTTATCCTGCGAAGATAGGGGAATACCTGACCCTGACAGTACAGGTCGAAAACGTCGGAGGGGACAAAGCCGATGACGTTGACATAGAAATAGTCCCTGAGTATCCGTTCAGTCTGGATTCCACGGCAAATGCCGTGCAGAACATTGGAGCACTCAATCCTGGCAGAACTGCTACAAAGGAGTTCTATCTGTATGTGGATAAAAACGCCCAGAAAGGAACTCGTTCAATTGATATTCGCGCCAGGACCGGAAAGGACAAACCCTGGAGTGAGAAAACTATTGACATAAGGATAGGGACTGAGACCTTTGAAAGCAAAGGGACAGTTGAACTTGCAGAATTTGTTACTTCTCCTGAAGTCTTTATGCCCGGAGATAGAGGTACAATTACAGTAACCCTTAAGAATACAGCTACCGCAACTACAGTTACTATCGATGACAAGGACTACGATACCAATGCCAGAATACAGGCTGCGACTTTGAAACCTCTATCTGATGGAATAACGAATCTGGAAGCTCCATATTATGAAATGGGTCTTGTGGGCCCGGGAGACAGTATCCAACTGACCTTCAATGTTAAGGTAGAAGAGGATGCCAGTGAAGGAACTCACAATCTTGAACTTGCAATCGAGGGCAACTCTTATGACTACAGTTGCCGGAAGAACATTCCACTTAAAGTGGACTCCTCAAATATAAAAGTCATTCCTTCAAAGCCGCTCCAGATGGTGGACGGGCAAGCAACCGTAGAATTTGACGTAGCAAATACCCACCCCAACGAGCTTAACTCTGTCAGCATAAAGCCTGAAGCCGAAGGTGTAAAGTTTTATCCTGCCGAATATTTCATCGGGCCCATGGATTCTGATGAACTTTTCACAATAGAGTTTGACGCAACGGTAGACGATTCCTCGGATGTCGATACTTCAGAACCCATAAACATGAATGTAACTGCAACCTATAACAATGGGATTAACAGGCACGAAAATGTCGCAGGCAACCTGAAACTTGAACCTGGTTTCATGCCTACTGAGACAAATTCTACAGTTGCAATTGCAGGAGGAGTTATTGCAGTCTTTATCCCTGCAGCCTTCCTGGTATATAAAAAGAAAAAACAATAA
- a CDS encoding ABC transporter permease produces MIQFVQAARIASGSISSSKLRSALTTLGIVIGVAAVIINASLGASFNQFFTDEVTSVGSNFIIAYSDQPNIFYDSELEMIKNTPGISGVSPRKTVSGEISYLSDTKSVSIVGVNGDFQEIQGIKMEEGSFLTDKDIYSAVLGYDLAKEEFGRSISDRSTVDIAFRQEDGTLIEKSFKVKGVLEDSKETILSGDGSTDMVVYIPISVMNEMTGEEDYGVLFAMAESSENIGTVSDEVDKRLARNFGIPQRDIGNDDAKPYTIIDQVDVLEETGALGDALSSFLLVLALVSLFVGSIGIMNIMLVTVTERTREIGIMKSVGYSSSNIQSLFLLESVMVSVFGGLMGTAIGGFGAYIIEEALKLPPVFPFKLIEIGIMVSVLVGVGAGLYPARKAANMNPVDALRYE; encoded by the coding sequence ATGATACAATTTGTACAGGCTGCTCGTATTGCTTCCGGGAGTATAAGCAGCTCCAAACTTCGGTCTGCACTCACAACTCTCGGAATTGTGATAGGGGTTGCAGCAGTAATCATAAATGCATCTCTTGGAGCTAGCTTTAACCAATTTTTTACCGATGAGGTCACCTCTGTTGGCTCAAATTTTATAATTGCATATAGCGACCAGCCTAACATATTTTATGACAGTGAGCTTGAAATGATTAAAAATACTCCGGGAATTTCCGGAGTTTCTCCCAGGAAAACAGTGTCTGGAGAAATTAGCTATCTTTCGGATACTAAAAGCGTGAGCATTGTGGGAGTAAATGGGGACTTTCAGGAAATTCAGGGAATTAAGATGGAAGAAGGAAGTTTCCTGACTGATAAGGATATTTACTCTGCCGTTCTTGGGTATGACCTTGCAAAAGAGGAATTTGGCAGGAGTATCTCAGATCGAAGCACTGTGGATATTGCATTCCGACAGGAAGATGGCACCCTTATAGAAAAAAGCTTCAAAGTTAAAGGGGTTCTGGAAGATTCAAAAGAAACTATTCTCAGCGGAGACGGCAGTACAGACATGGTAGTTTATATCCCTATTTCAGTCATGAATGAGATGACCGGAGAAGAAGACTATGGGGTCCTCTTTGCAATGGCCGAAAGCTCTGAAAATATAGGCACTGTTTCGGATGAAGTGGATAAAAGGCTTGCCCGGAACTTCGGAATTCCTCAGAGGGATATCGGGAATGACGACGCAAAGCCCTATACCATAATTGACCAGGTAGATGTCCTTGAAGAGACCGGAGCACTGGGAGATGCCTTAAGTTCATTCCTGCTTGTCCTTGCTTTAGTCTCACTATTCGTGGGTTCGATAGGGATCATGAATATCATGCTCGTAACAGTTACCGAACGCACGAGAGAAATAGGGATAATGAAGTCCGTAGGGTATAGCAGTTCCAATATTCAATCCCTTTTTTTGCTTGAATCAGTGATGGTAAGCGTCTTTGGGGGCCTGATGGGAACCGCAATCGGGGGGTTCGGAGCCTACATTATTGAAGAAGCCCTCAAACTTCCACCGGTATTTCCTTTCAAGCTGATTGAAATCGGAATTATGGTTTCGGTTCTTGTAGGTGTGGGAGCAGGACTGTATCCCGCAAGGAAAGCCGCAAACATGAATCCTGTGGATGCTTTAAGATATGAGTAA